One genomic region from Onychostoma macrolepis isolate SWU-2019 chromosome 23, ASM1243209v1, whole genome shotgun sequence encodes:
- the LOC131531574 gene encoding uncharacterized protein LOC131531574, whose amino-acid sequence MAYGKYSGTDEGIVEIVKAFNQELQELKNKLVERAGAYATEISTEKSKVMVNSIKSTTTNIIMRGHKLEEVEGFKYLGATLSKDGSGTAEIRIRIATATAVFYGIHVWRKCKPLHLRYLSLLPLFPDDATSMSWGIVIHKDEIGPVLLMQKHNDWINGVIQIVLACHRISTYCKKCSSCGMFYRYQDWMHGLHNFNYKVLLSIFLCIFIRNSVQDHVAVGRVRSILQKTTHVPYPKETEFLHAYLHFEALTHHDYAFSCLKCGHHPPVVVMDLHKKGVFNMAVSDISEPTETFNGEVNSEEFWETLSRERIATGLLRIGDTNPYTLKPNYENWAPWIGRHTCRSPSVINTEWKKVQTTNTLDNIAEIDMTEERLSDELMKLKHYALSDKFHEANSKDT is encoded by the exons ATGGCCTATGGCAAGTACTCAGGAACCGATGAGGGAATAGTAGAGATAGTGAAGGCCTT CAACCAAGAACTACAAGAACTGAAGAACAAGCTAGTAGAGAGGGCAGGTGCATATGCCACAGAAATCAGCACAGAAAAATCTAAGGTCATGGTCAACAGCAttaaaagcaccaccaccaacATCATCATGAGAGGGCACAAGCTTGAAGAGGTAGAAGGATTTAAATACCTTGGAGCAACATTATCCAAAGATGGCTCTGGCACAGCAGAAATCCGTATCAGAATTGCCACAGCAACTGCT gttttctatgggattcaTGTCTGGAGAAAGTGCAAGCCACTCCATTTGAGGTACCTCAGCCTCCTGCCACTATTCCCTGATGATGCGACCTCAATGAGCTGGGGCATTGTCATCCATAAAGATGAAATCGGGCCTGTGTTGCTCATGCAGAAGCACAACGACTGGATTAATGGTGTTATTCAGATAGTATTGGCTTGTCACA GAATATCCACATACTGCAAGAAATGCAGTAGTTGTGGTATGTTTTACCGATACCAGGACTGGATGCATGGGCTTCACAACTTTAATTATAAAGTGCTGTTAAGCATCTTTCTATGCATCTTCATAAGGAATTCTGTTCAG GATCATGTGGCAGTTGGAAGGGTGCGTTCCATATTGCAAAAGACAACACACGTGCCTTACCCAAAGGAGACAGAGTTTCTTCatgcatatttacattttgaggCACTAACTCACCATGATTATGCCTTTTCATGTCTAAAATGTGGACATCATCCTCCAGTTGTTGTAATGGACTTACATAAAAAGGGAGTGTTCAACATGGCAG TCAGTGACATAAGTGAGCCAACTGAAACCTTCAATGGAGAGGTGAATTCCGAGGAGTTCTGGGAGACTCTTTCAAGGGAGAGGATTGCAACTGGCTTGTTGAGGA TTGGAGACACAAATCCTTACACTTTGAAACCCAATTATGAGAACTGGGCCCCATGGATCGGCAGACACACATGCAGGTCACCATCTGTGATAAACACAGAGTGGAAGAAAGTGCAGACCACAAATACACTAGACAACATCGCTGAAATAGACATGACAGAAGAGAGACTcagtgatgaattaatgaaGCTAAAG CACTATGCTCTATCTGACAAGTTCCACGAGGCCAACAGTAAGGATACGTGA